A part of Streptomyces sp. NBC_01497 genomic DNA contains:
- a CDS encoding cytidine deaminase has protein sequence MTGAAVTPDWPALREAARAAMSHAYAPYSRYPVGAAALVDDGRTVAGCNVENASYGIGLCAECGLVSALQLSGGGRLTHFTCVDGTGAVLVPCGRCRQLLYEFGGPALVLETPDGLRTLDEMLPQAFGPDHLTSGPGAPAPDDSRRNQNQK, from the coding sequence GTGACGGGCGCGGCCGTCACGCCCGACTGGCCGGCGCTGCGGGAGGCGGCGCGCGCGGCGATGTCCCACGCGTACGCCCCCTACTCGCGCTACCCGGTCGGCGCGGCGGCCCTCGTCGACGACGGCCGCACGGTCGCCGGGTGCAACGTCGAGAACGCCTCGTACGGCATCGGCCTGTGCGCGGAGTGCGGACTCGTCTCCGCGCTCCAGCTCTCGGGCGGCGGCCGGCTCACGCACTTCACCTGCGTCGACGGCACGGGTGCGGTGCTGGTGCCGTGCGGCAGGTGCCGCCAGCTGCTGTACGAGTTCGGCGGCCCGGCGCTCGTCCTGGAGACCCCGGACGGGCTGCGCACGCTCGACGAGATGCTGCCGCAGGCGTTCGGCCCGGACCACCTCACGAGCGGCCCCGGCGCCCCCGCGCCGGACGATTCCCGAAGGAACCAGAACCAGAAATGA
- a CDS encoding ABC transporter permease, with translation MTATTTAATPPPTAPEAAGGGKRAGRGRLSVAKILLIVAAALVLISAVRVLTGAEQLDSEGQIAAALGLAVPIGMAGLAGLWSERAGVVNIGLEGMMILGTFGAGWVGWQSSPWLGLLAGIAFGVLGGLLHAVVTVTFGVDHIVSGVAITLLAQGVTQYLAKLFFNHGSALDKGGNPKQSPPVDALPQFTVPGVSSGLNSVANHHWFLISDLAGIVGGVFTNLSILTILAAALFVATWLVLWRTSFGLRLRSVGENPVAAESLGVNVYSYKYMGVAISGGLAGFGGAFLAMVSSHFYLEGQTGGRGYIGLAAMIFGNWRPGGLAMGAGLFGFSDALQLRNGGDTVHALLLLLVVLLVLLGIWKAYKKATVQAIVSGAMAALILVWYLLTDTVPDDFVGATPYVVTLLVLSLSAQRLRMPKADGLRYRKGQGS, from the coding sequence ATGACCGCCACGACCACCGCCGCCACCCCGCCGCCCACGGCGCCCGAGGCGGCCGGCGGCGGCAAGCGGGCCGGCCGCGGCCGGCTCTCGGTCGCGAAGATCCTGCTGATCGTCGCCGCCGCGCTCGTCCTCATCTCGGCGGTCCGCGTCCTGACCGGCGCGGAGCAGCTCGACTCCGAGGGCCAGATCGCCGCCGCGCTCGGCCTCGCCGTGCCGATCGGCATGGCCGGCCTCGCCGGCCTGTGGTCGGAGCGCGCCGGCGTCGTCAATATCGGCCTCGAAGGCATGATGATCCTCGGCACCTTCGGCGCCGGCTGGGTCGGCTGGCAGTCGAGCCCCTGGCTCGGCCTGCTCGCGGGCATCGCGTTCGGTGTGCTGGGCGGCCTGCTGCACGCGGTCGTCACCGTCACCTTCGGCGTCGACCACATCGTCTCCGGTGTCGCCATCACCCTGCTCGCGCAGGGCGTCACGCAGTACCTGGCGAAGCTGTTCTTCAACCACGGCTCCGCGCTGGACAAGGGCGGCAACCCCAAGCAGTCGCCACCGGTCGACGCGTTGCCGCAGTTCACCGTGCCCGGGGTGTCGAGCGGTCTGAACTCGGTGGCGAACCACCACTGGTTCCTGATCTCGGACCTCGCGGGCATCGTCGGCGGCGTCTTCACCAACCTGTCGATCCTGACGATCCTCGCGGCGGCGCTGTTCGTCGCGACCTGGCTGGTCCTGTGGCGCACCTCGTTCGGCCTGCGGCTGCGTTCCGTCGGTGAGAACCCGGTCGCCGCGGAGTCGCTCGGCGTCAACGTCTACTCGTACAAGTACATGGGCGTCGCGATCTCCGGCGGCCTCGCCGGCTTCGGCGGCGCGTTCCTCGCCATGGTCTCCTCGCACTTCTACCTGGAGGGCCAGACCGGCGGGCGCGGCTACATCGGCCTCGCGGCGATGATCTTCGGCAACTGGCGGCCCGGCGGGCTCGCCATGGGCGCGGGTCTGTTCGGCTTCTCCGACGCACTCCAACTGCGCAACGGCGGCGACACCGTCCACGCGTTGCTGCTGCTCCTCGTGGTCCTGCTGGTACTGCTGGGCATATGGAAGGCGTACAAGAAGGCGACGGTCCAGGCGATCGTGAGCGGGGCGATGGCCGCGCTGATCCTGGTGTGGTACCTCCTGACCGACACGGTGCCGGACGACTTCGTCGGCGCGACACCGTACGTGGTGACCCTGCTGGTGCTGTCCCTGTCGGCCCAGCGGCTGCGGATGCCGAAGGCGGACGGCCTGCGGTACAGAAAGGGCCAGGGGTCGTGA
- a CDS encoding ABC transporter permease, with amino-acid sequence MNKLTARVDKERLLLALAAPVLAVVAALVVTALVILATGKNPFEAFNDMLSYGSASDSQIYILNKATTYYLAGVAVAIGFRMNLFNIGVDGQYRIAAFFAAVVGGALHLPGPLQIIVIILVAMVVGAMWSGIAGILKTSRGVSEVISTIMLNSIATAVIAYLLQPGKLGQLDDAGTLVSTKNLPKSSWFFTFNAGPAGDLWGFIVIAALVGVAYWFVLGRTRFGFDLRTVGQSESAAEASGVGVKKMIVTSMVISGAIAGLVGMPTLLNDSHAFSNDFPLGVGFTGIAIALLGRNNPVGIAIASLLWGYLERTTGHLELIGYDKEILGVIQGVIVLCVVIAYELVRRFGLSRQQQRVGAELAAQAVTDEKLEVAR; translated from the coding sequence ATGAACAAGCTCACCGCCCGTGTCGACAAGGAACGGCTGCTCCTCGCCCTCGCGGCCCCCGTCCTCGCCGTCGTCGCGGCGCTCGTCGTGACCGCGCTGGTCATCCTCGCCACCGGCAAGAACCCGTTCGAGGCGTTCAACGACATGCTGTCGTACGGCTCCGCGAGCGACAGCCAGATCTACATCCTGAACAAGGCGACGACGTACTACCTCGCGGGTGTCGCGGTCGCCATCGGCTTCCGGATGAACCTGTTCAACATCGGTGTCGACGGCCAGTACCGCATCGCGGCCTTCTTCGCCGCGGTCGTCGGTGGCGCCCTGCACCTGCCGGGTCCGCTCCAGATCATCGTGATCATCCTGGTCGCGATGGTGGTCGGGGCCATGTGGTCCGGCATCGCGGGCATCCTCAAGACCTCCCGGGGGGTCAGCGAGGTCATTTCCACGATCATGCTGAACTCCATCGCGACCGCCGTCATCGCCTACCTCCTGCAACCCGGCAAGCTCGGGCAGCTGGACGACGCGGGCACGCTGGTGTCCACCAAGAACCTGCCGAAGTCGTCCTGGTTCTTCACCTTCAACGCCGGCCCGGCCGGCGACCTGTGGGGCTTCATCGTGATCGCCGCGCTGGTCGGCGTCGCCTACTGGTTCGTCCTCGGCCGTACGCGCTTCGGCTTCGACCTGCGCACCGTCGGCCAGTCCGAGAGCGCCGCCGAGGCCAGCGGTGTCGGCGTGAAGAAGATGATCGTCACCAGCATGGTGATCTCCGGTGCGATCGCCGGGCTCGTCGGCATGCCGACCCTCCTCAACGACAGCCACGCGTTCAGCAACGACTTCCCGCTGGGCGTCGGCTTCACCGGCATCGCCATCGCGCTGCTCGGCCGTAACAACCCGGTCGGCATCGCCATCGCCTCGCTCCTGTGGGGCTATCTGGAACGCACCACGGGCCATCTGGAACTCATCGGCTACGACAAGGAGATCCTCGGCGTCATCCAGGGCGTGATCGTCCTGTGCGTCGTGATCGCCTACGAACTCGTGCGCCGCTTCGGCCTGAGCCGTCAGCAGCAGCGCGTCGGCGCCGAACTCGCCGCCCAGGCCGTCACCGACGAGAAGCTGGAGGTGGCGCGATGA
- a CDS encoding ABC transporter ATP-binding protein has product MNASRPPTPDGPPGTPGAAATGTAAAADRAVAVELRGITKRFPGVVANSDIDITVRKGTVHALCGENGAGKSTLMKILYGMQKPDEGTITVDGAEVSFGSPADAIARGIGMVHQHFMLADNLTVLENVALGSEKLYGIGGRARARIVEISDAYGLNVRPDVLVEELGVADRQRVEILKVLYRGARTLILDEPTAVLVPQEVDALFDNLRGLKSEGLTVIFISHKLGEVLSVADEITVIRRGTTVGTADPTTTTSRQLAELMVGSELPSPETRESTVTDTPALSVSGLRLTATDSDGFVREVLGGIDFTIHQGEVLGIAGVEGNGQAELVEAVMGMRTPDSGTVVLAGTDISTAPTRKRRESGVGYIPEDRHRHGLLLEAPLWENRILGHVTETPNSRRGLLDGRAARLDTERIIQEYDVRTPGIEVTAASLSGGNQQKLIVGREMSHHPKLLIAAHPTRGVDVGAQAQIWDQIREARREGLAVLLISADLDELIGLSDTLRVMYRGRLVADADPATITPEELGSAMTGAASGHLDHEAAGIPAQATPEGGDDA; this is encoded by the coding sequence ATCAACGCGTCACGCCCTCCCACTCCCGACGGCCCGCCCGGCACCCCGGGCGCCGCGGCCACCGGCACCGCGGCCGCCGCGGACCGCGCCGTCGCGGTCGAACTCCGCGGCATCACCAAGCGGTTCCCCGGTGTCGTCGCCAACAGCGACATCGACATCACCGTCCGCAAGGGCACCGTCCACGCCCTGTGCGGCGAGAACGGCGCCGGCAAGTCGACCCTGATGAAGATCCTCTACGGCATGCAGAAGCCGGACGAGGGCACCATCACGGTCGACGGCGCCGAGGTGTCCTTCGGCAGCCCGGCGGACGCCATAGCCCGCGGCATCGGCATGGTGCACCAGCACTTCATGCTCGCCGACAACCTCACCGTCCTGGAGAACGTCGCCCTCGGCAGCGAGAAGCTGTACGGCATCGGCGGCCGGGCCCGCGCCAGGATCGTGGAGATCTCCGACGCGTACGGCCTGAACGTCCGTCCCGACGTCCTCGTCGAGGAACTCGGCGTCGCCGACCGGCAGCGCGTCGAGATCCTCAAGGTCCTCTACCGGGGCGCCCGCACGCTGATCCTCGATGAGCCCACCGCGGTCCTGGTCCCGCAGGAGGTCGACGCGCTCTTCGACAACCTGCGCGGCCTCAAGTCCGAGGGCCTCACCGTCATCTTCATCTCGCACAAACTGGGCGAGGTGCTCTCCGTCGCCGACGAGATCACCGTCATCCGGCGCGGCACCACCGTCGGCACCGCCGACCCCACGACGACCACCTCCCGGCAGCTCGCCGAACTGATGGTCGGCAGCGAACTGCCCTCGCCCGAGACCCGCGAGTCGACCGTCACCGACACGCCCGCGCTCAGCGTCAGCGGCCTCAGGCTGACCGCCACGGACTCCGACGGCTTCGTCCGCGAGGTGCTCGGCGGCATCGACTTCACGATCCACCAGGGCGAAGTGCTCGGCATCGCCGGTGTGGAGGGCAACGGCCAGGCCGAACTGGTCGAGGCCGTCATGGGCATGCGCACCCCCGACTCCGGCACGGTCGTCCTCGCCGGTACGGACATCTCCACGGCACCGACCCGCAAGCGCCGCGAGAGCGGCGTCGGCTACATCCCCGAGGACCGGCACCGGCACGGCCTGCTGCTGGAAGCGCCCCTGTGGGAGAACCGCATCCTCGGGCACGTCACCGAGACGCCCAACTCCCGGCGCGGCCTGCTCGACGGGCGCGCCGCCCGGCTCGACACCGAGCGGATCATCCAGGAGTACGACGTACGCACCCCCGGTATCGAGGTCACCGCGGCCTCACTGTCCGGCGGCAACCAGCAGAAGCTGATCGTCGGCCGCGAGATGAGCCACCACCCCAAGCTGCTGATCGCCGCGCACCCCACGCGCGGCGTGGACGTCGGCGCGCAGGCCCAGATCTGGGACCAGATCAGGGAGGCACGCCGGGAGGGCCTCGCGGTGCTGCTCATCTCCGCCGACCTGGACGAGCTGATCGGCCTGTCCGACACGCTCCGGGTCATGTACCGCGGCCGTCTGGTCGCCGACGCCGACCCGGCCACCATCACCCCCGAGGAGCTGGGCTCCGCGATGACCGGTGCCGCCAGCGGCCACCTGGACCACGAGGCCGCGGGCATCCCCGCCCAGGCCACCCCGGAAGGCGGCGACGACGCATGA
- a CDS encoding BMP family lipoprotein, giving the protein MRRVTKVAASGIASAALALSLAACGSTSEQKAQDDSSASSGKAGGVKVGVAYDVGGRGDHSFNDSAARGIDKAKTQFGGSVKELTAKTTDTEADRLDRLSQLAEAGYNPVVGIGYAYANSMKQAAEKYPNTTFGIVDSSVDAKNVDSIVFTEEQSSYLGGVAAALKTKTDQVGFIGGVDVPLIKKFEAGYTQGVHDTNPKVKVDVQYLSHGSDTSGFASPDKGQAAAQGMLDKGADVVFAAAGSSGSGSIEAVHGKKGAWAIGVDSDQYQQASLAQYKTSILTSVVKNVDVGVYDLVQSVHNKKPLTGTNTYSLAKNGVSLTTSGGYIKDIQAKIDAAKKKIVDGTVKVKTTP; this is encoded by the coding sequence TTGCGCCGGGTAACCAAAGTCGCCGCGTCGGGGATAGCCTCCGCCGCGCTCGCGCTGTCTCTCGCCGCCTGCGGCAGTACGTCGGAACAGAAGGCCCAGGACGACTCGTCGGCCTCCTCGGGCAAGGCGGGCGGCGTCAAGGTCGGCGTCGCGTACGACGTCGGTGGTCGTGGTGACCACTCCTTCAACGACTCCGCCGCGCGCGGCATCGACAAGGCCAAGACGCAGTTCGGCGGCTCGGTCAAGGAACTGACAGCGAAGACGACGGACACCGAGGCCGACCGCCTCGACCGTCTCTCGCAGCTCGCGGAGGCCGGCTACAACCCGGTCGTCGGCATCGGTTACGCGTACGCGAACTCGATGAAGCAGGCCGCGGAGAAGTACCCGAACACGACCTTCGGCATCGTGGACTCCTCCGTCGACGCGAAGAACGTCGACAGCATCGTCTTCACGGAGGAGCAGAGCTCCTACCTCGGCGGTGTGGCCGCCGCGCTGAAGACGAAGACGGACCAGGTCGGCTTCATCGGTGGTGTGGACGTCCCGCTGATCAAGAAGTTCGAGGCCGGTTACACGCAGGGCGTGCACGACACCAACCCGAAGGTCAAGGTGGACGTGCAGTACCTGTCGCACGGCTCCGACACCTCCGGCTTCGCCAGCCCCGACAAGGGCCAGGCGGCGGCGCAGGGCATGCTCGACAAGGGCGCGGACGTGGTCTTCGCGGCGGCCGGCTCCTCCGGCTCGGGCTCGATCGAGGCCGTCCACGGCAAGAAGGGCGCCTGGGCGATCGGCGTCGACTCCGACCAGTACCAGCAGGCCTCGCTGGCGCAGTACAAGACGTCGATCCTGACCTCGGTCGTGAAGAACGTCGACGTCGGCGTGTACGACCTGGTGCAGTCGGTCCACAACAAGAAGCCGCTGACCGGCACCAACACGTACTCGCTGGCCAAGAACGGTGTCTCGCTGACCACCAGCGGCGGCTACATCAAGGACATCCAGGCGAAGATCGACGCCGCGAAGAAGAAGATCGTCGACGGCACGGTCAAGGTCAAGACGACCCCGTGA
- a CDS encoding amidohydrolase codes for MSHEPDAELPGEAALPGVVSAALRAELIAFRRDLHMHPELGHQEARTTGAIRQRLEQAGLRPHVLSMGTGIMCDIGIPDPARPLLALRADIDALPIPDTKTTVPYRSTVPDRAHACGHDVHTAVVLGAGLVLADLHRQGLLPHAVRLIFQPAEEVLPGGASEAIESGVLDGVGRILAVHCDPKVDAGRIGLRVGPITSACDRLEIALDGPGGHTARPHLTTDLVTAAAKVATEVPALLARRVDARSGLALTWGRITSGHTANVIPQHAELSGTVRCLDLAAWHEAPDLVHAAVDEVAALHHAKTEVTYVRGVPPVVNDAAMTELLRAAHAVRRGADAVEDTEQSLGGEDFSWYLEEVPGAMARLGVRPPGDGARYDLHRGDFDVDEQAITVGVELFTAAALIDGNRL; via the coding sequence ATGTCGCACGAGCCCGACGCCGAGCTGCCCGGCGAAGCCGCACTTCCGGGCGTGGTGTCCGCGGCCCTGCGCGCGGAGCTGATCGCCTTCCGGCGGGACCTGCACATGCACCCCGAGCTGGGACACCAGGAAGCGCGGACCACGGGCGCCATCAGGCAACGGCTGGAACAGGCCGGTCTCAGACCCCATGTCCTGTCCATGGGCACCGGCATCATGTGCGACATCGGCATCCCGGACCCCGCCCGTCCCCTGCTCGCGCTCCGCGCCGACATCGACGCGCTGCCCATTCCGGACACCAAGACGACCGTCCCGTACCGCTCGACCGTGCCGGACCGCGCGCACGCCTGCGGACACGACGTGCACACGGCGGTCGTCCTCGGCGCCGGGCTGGTACTCGCGGACCTCCATCGGCAGGGGCTGCTGCCGCACGCGGTGCGGCTGATCTTCCAGCCCGCCGAGGAGGTCCTGCCCGGCGGAGCCTCCGAGGCGATCGAGTCCGGCGTCCTCGACGGCGTCGGGCGGATCCTCGCCGTGCACTGCGACCCGAAGGTCGACGCCGGCCGGATCGGCCTGCGTGTCGGCCCCATCACCTCCGCCTGCGACCGGCTGGAGATCGCCCTCGACGGCCCCGGCGGCCACACTGCCCGCCCGCACCTGACCACGGACCTGGTCACCGCGGCCGCGAAGGTCGCCACCGAGGTGCCGGCGCTGCTGGCCCGCCGTGTCGACGCCCGTTCCGGGCTGGCGCTGACGTGGGGCCGGATCACCTCCGGGCACACCGCCAACGTCATCCCCCAGCACGCGGAGCTGTCGGGCACGGTGCGCTGCCTGGACCTCGCCGCTTGGCACGAGGCACCCGACCTGGTGCACGCGGCCGTCGACGAGGTGGCCGCGCTGCACCATGCGAAGACCGAGGTCACCTACGTGCGGGGCGTCCCGCCCGTCGTCAACGACGCGGCCATGACCGAGCTGCTGCGCGCGGCGCACGCCGTGCGGCGCGGGGCCGACGCCGTGGAGGACACCGAACAGAGCCTCGGCGGCGAGGACTTCTCCTGGTACCTGGAGGAGGTGCCGGGCGCCATGGCGCGCCTCGGTGTCCGCCCCCCGGGCGACGGCGCCAGGTACGACCTCCACCGGGGCGACTTCGACGTCGACGAGCAGGCGATCACGGTGGGCGTGGAGCTCTTCACGGCCGCCGCGTTGATCGACGGCAACCGGCTGTGA
- a CDS encoding FAD-dependent monooxygenase yields the protein MELNDVKDGVAVDVLVVGAGPTGLTLGCDLRRRGVSVRIVERADGLFPGSRGKGIQPRTLEVLDDLGVAGRMLAAGGPAPVNMVWAGGERQGEYRMFDDVAPTEDAPYATPWIVPQYRTTAILHDRLTALGGSVDFGTALTGLDQDADGVTATLDTGERVRAAYAVAADGGRSTVRTLLGTGMRGESVDPAPMIVADVRVRSLDRRNWHVFREDDGRFVTLCPLPHTDDFQLAAAYAPGTAPDVSPEGVRALIAARTHLAAADVTDVLWASDFRVRAALADRFRQGRVLLAGDAAHIHSPAGGQGLNTSIQDAYNLGWKLGQVLRRGAPADLLDTYEQERRPVAAEMLGLSTRIHRGEQRRGAATRQLGLNYRGGPLASGAAGALVAGDRAPDHLLADGTTLFDVLRGPHFTLVRAGTDAPLPDGLPAAVRVHDDPVPGAAYGRGLFLIRPDGYVGWAGEDTGGLLPWLAAVGLGPGR from the coding sequence ATGGAACTTAACGACGTTAAGGACGGGGTGGCTGTGGACGTCCTGGTGGTGGGCGCCGGTCCGACCGGCCTCACGCTCGGCTGCGACCTGCGGCGCCGCGGGGTGTCCGTACGGATCGTGGAGCGGGCCGACGGCCTGTTCCCCGGCTCGCGCGGCAAGGGGATCCAGCCCCGCACGCTCGAAGTGCTGGACGACCTCGGCGTCGCGGGCCGGATGCTCGCCGCCGGCGGCCCCGCCCCCGTCAACATGGTCTGGGCGGGCGGCGAACGGCAGGGCGAGTACCGGATGTTCGACGACGTCGCGCCCACCGAGGACGCCCCCTACGCGACGCCGTGGATCGTCCCCCAGTACCGCACCACCGCGATCCTCCACGACCGGCTCACCGCCCTCGGCGGCTCCGTCGACTTCGGCACCGCCCTGACCGGCCTCGACCAGGACGCCGACGGCGTCACCGCCACGCTCGACACCGGCGAGCGGGTCCGGGCCGCGTACGCCGTGGCGGCCGACGGCGGCCGCAGCACCGTACGGACGCTGCTCGGCACCGGGATGCGGGGCGAGAGCGTCGACCCCGCACCGATGATCGTCGCGGACGTGCGCGTACGGTCCCTCGACCGCCGCAACTGGCACGTCTTCCGTGAGGACGACGGGCGGTTCGTCACGCTCTGCCCACTGCCCCACACGGACGACTTCCAGCTCGCCGCCGCGTACGCGCCGGGTACCGCGCCGGACGTCTCACCCGAGGGCGTACGGGCCCTGATCGCGGCCCGCACGCACCTGGCCGCGGCGGACGTCACCGACGTGCTCTGGGCCTCGGACTTCCGGGTGCGCGCGGCCCTCGCCGACCGCTTCCGGCAGGGCCGGGTCCTCCTCGCGGGCGACGCCGCACACATCCACTCGCCCGCGGGCGGCCAGGGGCTCAACACCAGCATCCAGGACGCGTACAACCTGGGCTGGAAGCTGGGCCAGGTCCTGCGGCGCGGTGCGCCCGCCGATCTGCTGGACACCTACGAACAGGAGCGGCGCCCGGTCGCCGCCGAGATGCTCGGCCTGTCCACCCGCATCCACCGCGGCGAACAGCGCCGGGGCGCGGCCACCCGGCAGCTCGGGCTGAACTACCGGGGCGGCCCGCTGGCGTCGGGTGCGGCGGGCGCGCTGGTGGCGGGGGACCGGGCGCCCGACCACCTCCTCGCCGACGGCACGACGCTCTTCGACGTCCTGCGCGGACCGCACTTCACGCTGGTGCGCGCGGGCACGGACGCCCCGCTCCCGGACGGCCTGCCGGCCGCCGTGCGGGTCCACGACGATCCGGTCCCGGGCGCCGCGTACGGCAGGGGCCTGTTCCTGATCCGCCCCGACGGATACGTGGGCTGGGCGGGCGAGGACACCGGGGGCCTGCTGCCCTGGCTGGCGGCGGTGGGCCTCGGACCCGGGCGGTGA
- a CDS encoding TetR/AcrR family transcriptional regulator C-terminal domain-containing protein, which produces MAAPRLDRALVARTALDLLSDLGLDGLTLRAIATELGVKAPALYWHFKDKQALLDEMATEMMRRMFTDPPGEEPPDDRDWREMITRSMGGLRDHLLRYRDGAKVYSGSRFTDTAYAGAMDASLGVLVAGGFTPARAARAWVTAYHYTIGFVIEEQSLASAPDRASLDLAVRAERLARYPLAAQAGYELFDHQDEGFDAGLAAVVAGIEITLLPKDAERP; this is translated from the coding sequence GTGGCTGCTCCCCGACTCGACCGCGCGCTCGTCGCCCGCACCGCCCTGGACCTGCTCAGCGACCTGGGCCTCGACGGACTGACGCTGCGCGCCATCGCCACCGAACTCGGCGTGAAGGCACCCGCCCTGTACTGGCACTTCAAGGACAAGCAGGCCCTGCTGGACGAGATGGCGACCGAGATGATGCGGCGCATGTTCACCGACCCCCCCGGCGAGGAGCCCCCGGACGACCGGGACTGGCGGGAAATGATCACGCGGTCGATGGGCGGCCTGCGCGATCACCTGCTGCGCTACCGGGACGGCGCGAAGGTCTACAGCGGCAGCCGGTTCACCGACACGGCGTACGCGGGCGCCATGGACGCGTCCCTCGGAGTGCTCGTCGCGGGCGGCTTCACCCCGGCACGCGCGGCGCGCGCCTGGGTGACCGCCTACCACTACACGATCGGCTTCGTCATCGAGGAGCAGTCGCTCGCGTCCGCCCCGGACCGCGCGTCCCTGGACCTCGCGGTCCGGGCCGAGCGCCTCGCCCGCTACCCGCTGGCGGCGCAGGCCGGCTATGAACTCTTCGACCATCAGGACGAGGGCTTCGACGCCGGCCTGGCGGCGGTGGTGGCGGGCATCGAGATCACCCTGCTGCCGAAGGACGCCGAACGGCCCTGA
- a CDS encoding RNA polymerase sigma factor, with protein MEPEHDAYGDGGGDSDGVSDAQLAMAARDPAAFTPLVKKHSAALHGYFARRMPGAADDLLAEAWLQAFAARRTFDASRGSARGWLFGVARNVLAGHVRRSSRTAEVALGAAVSDPWQAVDQRLDAAALAPELRRALAELPAAEREVMLLVSWEQLTPAEAAAAVGIPTGTARSRLHRARGRLRERLGAPRLAGRGLSVTGDLA; from the coding sequence GTGGAACCGGAACACGACGCGTACGGCGACGGCGGGGGCGACAGCGACGGCGTGAGTGACGCCCAACTGGCCATGGCCGCCCGCGATCCGGCGGCGTTCACGCCCCTGGTGAAGAAGCATTCGGCGGCCCTGCACGGCTACTTCGCGCGGCGGATGCCCGGCGCGGCGGACGACCTGCTGGCCGAGGCGTGGCTGCAGGCGTTCGCCGCACGGCGCACGTTCGACGCCTCGCGCGGATCGGCGCGGGGCTGGCTGTTCGGAGTGGCCCGCAACGTCCTCGCGGGTCACGTGCGACGGTCGTCGCGGACAGCCGAGGTCGCACTGGGCGCAGCGGTGAGCGACCCCTGGCAGGCGGTGGACCAGCGGCTGGACGCGGCGGCCCTGGCACCGGAACTGCGCAGGGCGCTCGCCGAACTCCCCGCGGCGGAACGGGAGGTGATGCTCCTCGTCAGCTGGGAGCAACTGACGCCGGCCGAGGCGGCCGCGGCGGTGGGAATCCCGACCGGAACGGCCCGTTCGCGCCTGCACCGGGCCCGGGGCAGATTGCGCGAGCGGCTCGGCGCGCCCCGCCTCGCGGGGCGGGGCCTGAGCGTGACGGGAGACCTGGCATGA
- a CDS encoding CU044_5270 family protein produces the protein MSTYEAEESGMTERQALLDFPGTEALRAAGRTEPPSAGTMTRVLAAVEEAVREEAARSPRVKGQKTAVVRPLRRRNRVLAVLAAAAVAAGVTVTCLNTGGTAAGTRHGTQTQSASVFLDHVAEVAATRSAGSGKYWKTRTKTGELYISRSMDMTYVVPGKSFDGKPSRKGHFPGWDVGSKTLDWNGLDTLTTDPTALRRLMLSTKKGPWEEDAGTVAFEQAGLLLSESPAGPKLRAGVFKALAGLTGVTNVGTVKDADGRSGTGLAYHGGIGTTELIIDPRTSTLLELDTPWKSEKDDRTATFLPAGLTDTIS, from the coding sequence ATGAGTACGTACGAGGCGGAGGAGAGCGGCATGACGGAGCGGCAGGCGCTGTTGGACTTCCCCGGCACCGAGGCACTGCGGGCGGCGGGCCGCACCGAGCCCCCGTCGGCAGGGACGATGACCCGGGTGCTGGCGGCCGTCGAAGAGGCCGTACGGGAGGAGGCGGCGCGGTCCCCGCGCGTGAAGGGGCAGAAGACCGCCGTGGTGAGGCCGTTGCGCAGGCGCAACCGCGTCCTGGCCGTCCTGGCGGCCGCCGCGGTCGCGGCCGGCGTCACGGTGACGTGCCTGAACACGGGAGGGACGGCGGCGGGTACGCGGCACGGGACGCAGACACAGTCCGCGTCGGTCTTCCTGGACCACGTCGCCGAGGTCGCCGCCACCCGGTCGGCCGGCTCGGGGAAGTACTGGAAGACCCGCACCAAGACCGGTGAGCTGTACATCTCGCGGTCCATGGACATGACCTACGTCGTCCCCGGCAAGAGCTTCGACGGCAAGCCGTCCCGCAAGGGGCACTTCCCCGGCTGGGACGTCGGCTCGAAGACCCTCGACTGGAACGGTCTGGACACGCTGACCACCGACCCGACGGCGCTGCGCCGGCTGATGCTGAGCACGAAGAAGGGTCCCTGGGAGGAGGACGCGGGCACGGTCGCCTTCGAGCAGGCCGGCCTCCTGCTCAGCGAGTCGCCCGCCGGCCCGAAACTGCGCGCGGGGGTCTTCAAGGCGCTGGCGGGGCTGACGGGCGTGACCAACGTCGGCACCGTCAAGGACGCGGACGGACGCAGCGGGACGGGGCTCGCCTACCACGGGGGCATCGGCACCACCGAGCTGATCATCGACCCGAGGACCAGCACGCTCCTCGAACTCGACACGCCCTGGAAGAGTGAGAAGGACGACCGCACGGCGACGTTCCTGCCGGCCGGTCTGACCGACACGATCAGCTGA